The DNA window tatatatatatatatatatatatatataataacactatataatataatataaaaaaataaaaaattatgaaaataacttaatatttttatatatatatatatattatttaaatatattacaaaattaatttttaaaatgttatatatatatatattatttatataaattataaaataattaaatgaaataaattatataatttatataaaaaaaagtttttattaatttacttaaGATGTAAATGATGAAAGTTTAAGATACacgtgtttattttttattgttttttatatagttttaaaaaatttgatattttaaaatttaaactgtTTAATGGAATGAAAGATTTTATAggtttaaaaactttatttttttttcgtacttttataaaacaaaaaaaactattatatatataaattttaatatataatataaatattctttcttaaaataaataaatatatatatataattttatatataataaaaataattatatcttatatcctaattttttcttaatatattatataaatttatttataaagatattttttttaaaaatatataatatttatatataaatatatatcttattataattaaaattatttttcgaataattatattatatataaataattatatatatatatatatataatatttttatcatattatttttaacttaaaaaaaagtataaataaatttttattttttataaaaaaataaaaataaattaattaggaaaaataaattaatattttagttatatatattatatttaaatatattaccaattttaaaagaaaaattaatattttagttatatatatatatatatatattatatttaaatttattataaagaaaataatttttaaatagattataatataatatatttatataaattataaaataattaaataaataaattatataaataaggttttagtaaatatttaattattttaaaataaattttataaaatttagaattaatttatttattttaaattaataatcatttaaatactattaattttgaataacattattaattatttattaccaatataaatttactttataatactattaataaaatgatgttggataaatttaatatatttttaaatttttgatatatatatatatatatatatatatatatatttatataaattataaaataattaaattaaataaattatatataatatctatatataaagttagtataaatgttatatatatactaccatgagagaaaataaaataaagaaattaattaagagtaaaattaaaatcaaattttattataagagaaataattaaaaaagataaattataaaaaaaaatagataaataatatggtAAGagcatgaataaaaaaaatgatgataatGCTTTTGATTGgttaaaaatatctattttcttCCTCCaccatgtatatatatatatatatatatatatatatatatatatatatatatatatatatatatatatatatatatatatatatatatatatatatatatatatatatatatatatatatatatatatatatatatatatataaaagaaatgattaggtgagggaatttagtgagggaatgacgtggcataattttattcgctgaaaaaattaaataatttctctcttttctctctttcctcccacttttacattttacaagttgacacgtcattccctcaccaaattccctccctctatcacttctatatatatatatatatatatatatatatatatatatatatatatatatatatatatatatatatatatatatatatatatatatatatatatatatatatatatatatatatatatatattagagtcAAGCTGGttcacatatttttcttattaaaaaaataaaaattggttCTTGACTGCGGCCGAAACTGACTTGCTTGTCTGGATTCTGTACCCAATGGAATCTCTAAAGGCCAACAAGCCACAAACCCCATAAAATAATCACTTGGCTATCATAAATCCTTGGTTTCTGAGTTTTCCAATTTGGTTTTGGATTCTTATAGCCCCTTTCTCTTTCTATCTATCTTGGATTCAATTTCCCACCACTTAATCGGAATGGAGAAGAAGAGGTTTTAGTATCATCATAAGCTGATCTTCTGAACTGGGTCACTCTCTCTACAGTCCATACACGATATGCTAGAGATTTGCTTGATGGCCTCTCATGGATTCCCTCCAACTGGAATCGTCTTCGACCCAGAACAGGGCATATCCAGATTCTCCAAGGTATAAACAATTAGATTGTCAATTAGGGTTCATGTATTGATTATCTTTTCTTGTTGATATCGCCTTTGAATAGGCTTATCTGAATTTCCTAAGTTGGGTTTAATCTATTGGATGCAGGATTACTCGTCTCTTTCCCATGAAGTCATTTCACGGCAAGAAATGATGAGATTAGGCTCCTTTGGTTTGAGATCAGATCAGGTTGATGAGCAGTGGAAATTTCCAAGCAGATTTGCAAATGGGACTGACCAAATTATGAGAAAACATGTTATCATCGATTCAGATGGTAATTAAGCAAAACTATTGTTAGAAGAACATATTAGATGATGATTTTATTACTTATAGTTCTTTTTGTTGTAGATGTTGATCCAAACTCGATGATTTTTAACTATGGAATGGATGAAAAATCCAATAAGCATGAGAAAATTCAATTTCTTATGTCTGGAACAAGTCAAGTGGAAATGGGTGTTCCTCAATTTGGGTCTAATTTACTGGATATCGGTTTTCAAAACCCTTTATATCATCGATTTTCCGATGTTCATCCTGAAATGGCACCTTTCGTGCGTTTCACCCATAGATCGGAAGTTATGTTTGAAGGTAGCCAATTGATCCTGAATGGTGCTAGCACTGAAATGAAGGATTTATTGCCTATTATTGACGAGTATTATTTGGCAAAAGACTCAAATAGATGGAATAAACAGTCATTATTGGTACCCTATTTTGATAGGTAAAAGAAAGTCTTCAGCTTCATTCATAATCCAAGattgaaatattcaaaatattgaacCTGTCTGTAACTTTTGTGTTTTACTGAAACAGGTCGGATTTCTTTAAAACAAGGGCTAAGGTTCATGGATCTAATTTGGCACTTGATGGAGTTAACTTTGCTCCTTTAAAGAGGTATAAATTCCCATTTCCCAAAAGGCATCTTTTTTCTTCCTCTGaaaataacattatttgttGTGCACATTCAAATAACCAGATGATCCAAAGTTCTATAACCAAAttccctttattttaaatatagtaTTGATGATTTGATTGCAAATGGTATTTTGAAACCTCAACTTTTTTTAGGCATGTCTAAATATGGATTTAGATGGACTAAGTTCAGATACAGCCTACCCATATGAGAAATTGTGTTAAACCTTCGAAAAACAAGTCAATTGTGTTGAAATTTTGAATCCTATTATTCATTCTTAAACTCTGCCTTCTTTTGTGTAGTCGtgacaaaatcaaacaaaaatcatctcagaagaagaaaaacaacaGGAAAGTGGTAGGAGAAAGGGATCTATACAAAAAGAACTATTTCCGTGCCTGCGAAAGTCTTCTGTCCATTTTAATGGACAAGAACCGCGATGTAAAAAAGGCGAGTCTTTCGCTGAAGAAGTCTGGTCCTGAACTATCCCAATTACTGACCCAATTCTCAGCAAGTATAGCCGGGACTGGTATAGCGGTTCTACTGTCTGTGGTCTGTAAGGTAGCTTATGGCAGTTTACCTCTCTGCTCATCTAAGCTTGTAACTACGGGCATCGGTTTAGGATTGGTTTGGCTTTCTTGGGCAGTAAATAAACTAAGGGACACGGTAATTGCCGTCAGTAAGATCACTTCTGCTAAACCGGGCAGTGATAATAAGATTGTGGGGAAGTTGGATTGCTGTGTAAATGAGATTTTCTTTAGAGCTGGAACTTTGATAGCTATGGCATTTCTGAGGTTTGCATGACAAGATGAAATTGTAATTGATCTTATAGTGTTTAGATTTGCATACATTAAAACTTTACTGTCATAAGTTGCCAATTTTGGGGattgattttcttttgttttgtttttaatttataggtataaattcactttatttAAAGGTGAAACTTAATCAACACATGAATACATAACAAGATCAAATGAAACTGATCATAAGTTGTTGAACATTAAATGAGAGTAACAACCAATTTAAGTCCAGAGTAAAGTAAACTTGATCACAACCATCATTTAGTTTCTTCTGgacaaattattaatcaatCTACAAAAGTAGTTAATGAATCACAATGTGAAGAAAAATATTCTCCTTTTTTGTTTCTCAAGTTCTAATATCCTTAAAACTCAATGAAAAGTAACTCGACCCGGTCCAAGGCCTGCTGCCAGTCTTTTTTGTCTTCTGTCGTCTCGTATTCTGACAAAGAGATGAATAATAATGGAAGAAGAACATTTATCATCAACTAACTTATGACTTTTGAGACTACTCCTGCACCAACTGTTCTACCACCCTCACGCAGTGCAAATCTTTGACCTGTTCCAGATTTACACGAATTTAGTATCATCACAAACACTAGGGTAAACAGacaaatacattaaataatgttaaagaCATAATGACCTGCATCGAGGGGAACGGGTAATAACAGTTCAAAGGTAGCAGTGACATTGTCACCAGGCATAACCATCTTAACATTTTCAGGCAACTCAACTTTGCCCGTAATGTCTGCAGTTCTCAAGTAGAACTGAGGCTTGTAATTGGAGAAAAACGCTGTGTGACGACCACCTTCATCTTTTGTCAGCACATATATCTCTGCCTCAAATCTCTTGTATGTTTTCACACTAGCAGGCTTTGCAATCACCTACCAAATCAAACTAATAATTATCACTATTGATGCATGCACCATACTTCTGCTTTActtcacattcttcatttcttaAGACAAAATCTTTGATTGATTTTTGAGCAAGTATAATAAATGCATATCTTATCTACAACTTACTTGTCCACGCTGTATGTCTTCCCGTTTCAAACCCCTTAGAAGAAGACCCACATTATCACCAGCCTATAtataaagaaacattttttgAGTTGTCATATGCTCAATTGATTATTGAAAGCAGAACAGGACACTAGAATAGAAGCTTACTTGCCCATAATCCAAGCTTTTCTTGAACATTTCAACACCAGTTACAGTTGTTTTTAGTGGCGCACCCTACATGAGAAATCTACATCAATTAACAAACAAAACACACACACAAAGTAATATGCACACTAtgtaaattaatatgaaaaggAAGGAATATATGAAATTTGATGTATTTACCTGCATCAAACCTAAGATTTCAACATCCTCTCCCGTCTTAATTTTCCCTTGTTCGATACGGCCAGTAGCAACAGTTCCACGACCcttcaaaacaagtacaataaATTGTTGAACAGTTAGAAAAGGATAAAATATGCAACACAATCCAATTTGTATGTAATAAAAAGGAAAATTTAGAAACTGTTCTTTATCTATCCAATATTCTATCAGATCCCTAGTCCACAAAGGCAAAGAGACATTAACAGCAATTAATTATCATTCAGAATTAATTTACtgtacattttaacattaatgtATTTGggtgttttaattttaaattaatagtaTTACTTGTAGATGATGTCATCATATTAAGAGGTATAAGTAGATGCTTCATTCCAAATAGGTTAATAATTCCAAGGACAGGGATATATGAATTCAAGGTAAGAgggaaatatttaatatatttcaatacagATGAGGAAACAATGTACAGGCAATGAAAATAAGTGTTTTCTCAAACCTGAATAGAGAAGACATCCTCAATTGGCATTAAGAAAGGCTTGTCAAGTTGGCGTACAGGGTCCGGAATATATTCATCTACAGCATCCATTAACTTCAAAATAGCTTTCTTCCCTATTTCTTCGTTGGTACCTTGTAAAGCTGACAGAGCTGAACCTCTAATGATAGGTATTTCATCACCAGGAAACTTGTAGAAGCTAAGTAGCTCTGCATAATATATGCAGCATCAGATGAATTTCTGTTTTAATCAAGCAAGTATTGCTTGGCAGGCAAATACAAAGCACGCAGAATATAAAAGTCATACCGCGGAGCTCCATTTCCACAAGTTCAAGTAACTCCGGATCATCAACAGCATCAACTTTATTCAGAAAACAAACCAATGAAGGCACACCGACCTGTATAATTCCAAGTTACATATAGTTCCAAGTATCGAATGAAATGTTTTTGTTGAAGATATCATGAAGCTGCTAACAAAACCAACCTGTCTTGCGAGCAGGATGTGCTCCTTAGTCTGTGGCATAGGGCCATCAGGAGCTGAAACAACTAATATACCACCATCCATTTGGGCGGCACCAGTAATCATGTTCTGCAATCAGTGGGTAAATAACAATACATGGTACTCTTTTAGCAAAATGTACCGATGTAGCGGAACAAAATACATTCTATAATGTTCAAGTTCAATTGGAAGCTTACTTTGACATAATCTGCATGACCGGGACAATCTACATGGGCATAATGACGCTTAGTAGTTTCATACTCCACATGGGCCTGAAACATGATCAAACagtaatatatttgataaaccAGGTCAGTGGTAAGCTATCTGAACCAGGTTTTTTGTAGTTCAGTAGAGATTTCAGTAACCTATATAAGAACCTACGATTGTATACTTCTCTATTTTGATTCTAAAACCTCTCATCTTTTCTCATTCCTCTACATTATCTTCTTAATTCAAGCTTATTCTTGCTTACTTTAGGTTTTCTTGCTGATTGCTATAACAATATACAGGAAAACTTCCTAACAAATTGAAATCATTAATACCAACCGTTGCAA is part of the Impatiens glandulifera chromosome 1, dImpGla2.1, whole genome shotgun sequence genome and encodes:
- the LOC124920214 gene encoding uncharacterized protein LOC124920214, with amino-acid sequence MLEICLMASHGFPPTGIVFDPEQGISRFSKDYSSLSHEVISRQEMMRLGSFGLRSDQVDEQWKFPSRFANGTDQIMRKHVIIDSDDVDPNSMIFNYGMDEKSNKHEKIQFLMSGTSQVEMGVPQFGSNLLDIGFQNPLYHRFSDVHPEMAPFVRFTHRSEVMFEGSQLILNGASTEMKDLLPIIDEYYLAKDSNRWNKQSLLVPYFDRSDFFKTRAKVHGSNLALDGVNFAPLKSRDKIKQKSSQKKKNNRKVVGERDLYKKNYFRACESLLSILMDKNRDVKKASLSLKKSGPELSQLLTQFSASIAGTGIAVLLSVVCKVAYGSLPLCSSKLVTTGIGLGLVWLSWAVNKLRDTVIAVSKITSAKPGSDNKIVGKLDCCVNEIFFRAGTLIAMAFLRFA
- the LOC124920213 gene encoding elongation factor Tu, mitochondrial, which produces MASVALRYPKSRRLIPLTSQIYQSCRGSVVAPFSVSEIVSGNDTAAMQIPLWRSMATFTRTKPHVNVGTIGHVDHGKTTLTAAITRVLSEEGKAKAIAFDEIDKAPEEKKRGITIATAHVEYETTKRHYAHVDCPGHADYVKNMITGAAQMDGGILVVSAPDGPMPQTKEHILLARQVGVPSLVCFLNKVDAVDDPELLELVEMELRELLSFYKFPGDEIPIIRGSALSALQGTNEEIGKKAILKLMDAVDEYIPDPVRQLDKPFLMPIEDVFSIQGRGTVATGRIEQGKIKTGEDVEILGLMQGAPLKTTVTGVEMFKKSLDYGQAGDNVGLLLRGLKREDIQRGQVIAKPASVKTYKRFEAEIYVLTKDEGGRHTAFFSNYKPQFYLRTADITGKVELPENVKMVMPGDNVTATFELLLPVPLDAGQRFALREGGRTVGAGVVSKVIS